A stretch of Helicobacter pylori oki112 DNA encodes these proteins:
- a CDS encoding methyltransferase domain-containing protein — translation MDSFHSFNQLAFNQHSFNKHAKTYHLFAHIQQQIAICLVQFLKQKRYDKVLDLGSGSGAVFNALERQNIVIENFIALDNSINMLKLHPTHSINIQKISLEHADFEEHVFCDYDLVVSSSSLQWARDLKSVLEKIALSSKEVALAIHTDFSLHEVHEFLGTPSPLRDLKTLKSLIKNAFKNFQIELENKRFALYFNRKQDALNYLKKCGLLGGSTLSFKQKKHFFQNMAFEKLSYEVLLFSGIKRSQKLR, via the coding sequence TTGGACTCTTTTCATTCATTCAATCAGCTTGCATTCAATCAGCATTCATTCAATAAGCATGCCAAAACTTATCACCTTTTTGCTCATATCCAGCAACAAATCGCTATCTGTCTTGTTCAATTTTTAAAACAAAAACGTTACGATAAAGTTTTGGATCTAGGATCGGGGAGTGGGGCTGTTTTTAACGCTTTAGAGCGGCAAAATATTGTGATTGAAAATTTTATCGCTTTGGATAATTCCATAAACATGCTCAAATTACACCCCACGCATTCTATCAACATCCAAAAAATCTCTTTAGAGCATGCGGATTTTGAAGAACATGTTTTTTGCGATTACGATCTGGTTGTGTCTTCTTCTTCTTTGCAATGGGCAAGGGATTTAAAAAGCGTTTTAGAAAAAATCGCTCTTTCTAGTAAGGAGGTGGCTTTAGCTATCCATACGGATTTTAGTTTGCATGAAGTGCATGAGTTTTTAGGCACGCCTTCGCCTTTAAGGGATCTTAAAACGCTCAAATCCTTAATCAAAAATGCTTTTAAAAATTTTCAAATAGAATTGGAAAACAAGCGCTTCGCTCTTTATTTCAACCGCAAACAAGACGCTTTGAATTACCTTAAAAAATGCGGTCTTTTGGGGGGCTCAACGCTGAGCTTCAAGCAAAAAAAACATTTTTTTCAAAACATGGCGTTTGAAAAATTGAGCTATGAAGTGTTACTCTTTTCTGGAATCAAGCGTTCTCAAAAACTAAGATAA
- a CDS encoding SIR2 family NAD-dependent protein deacylase has translation MKNLVILSGAGISAESGIKTFRDADGLWEGHDIMEVASPYGWKKNPQKVLDFYNQRHRQLFEVYPNKAHKALAELEKHYQVNIITQNVDDLHERAGSSRILHLHGELLSVRSEKDPNLVYRWEKDLNLGELAKDKSQLRPDIVWFGEAVPLLEEAISLVKQAHLLIIIGTSLQVYPAASLYTHAHKDALIYYIDPKAKNAHLPQNVQCINDSAVHAMQDLMPKLIEMAS, from the coding sequence ATGAAAAATTTAGTGATCCTAAGCGGGGCTGGCATTTCAGCAGAAAGCGGGATTAAAACCTTTAGAGACGCTGATGGCTTGTGGGAAGGGCATGACATCATGGAAGTCGCCTCGCCTTATGGCTGGAAAAAGAACCCGCAAAAGGTGTTGGATTTCTACAACCAAAGGCACCGACAGCTTTTTGAAGTTTATCCAAACAAAGCCCATAAGGCTTTAGCGGAATTGGAAAAACACTATCAAGTTAATATCATCACCCAAAATGTAGATGATTTGCATGAAAGGGCGGGTTCTTCTCGCATTTTGCACTTGCATGGGGAATTATTAAGCGTTCGCAGCGAAAAAGATCCAAATTTGGTTTATAGGTGGGAAAAGGACTTGAATTTAGGCGAATTGGCCAAAGACAAATCGCAATTACGCCCTGATATTGTGTGGTTTGGCGAAGCGGTGCCTTTGCTTGAAGAAGCGATTTCTTTAGTCAAACAAGCGCATCTTTTAATCATCATTGGCACTTCTTTGCAAGTCTATCCGGCCGCTAGCCTCTACACGCATGCGCATAAAGACGCTCTCATTTATTACATTGACCCTAAGGCTAAAAACGCCCATTTACCCCAGAATGTCCAATGCATTAATGATAGTGCGGTGCATGCCATGCAAGATTTAATGCCCAAACTCATAGAAATGGCTTCTTAA
- the trpS gene encoding tryptophan--tRNA ligase has translation MHKKRVFSGIQPTGQIHLGNYLGAIKHWVEAQDEYENLFCVVNSHAITLPIDPAFLKSQSYELVKLLLACGIDPKQSGLFIQSEVDEHPALAWLLNCQVSMGEMQRMTQFKDKSLKNPKSVNVGLFNYPILMASDILLYQSDLVPVGEDQKQHLELTRNIAEKFNRDFGSCFKVPEPLIAKVGARVMGLDDPKVKMSKSHQGANHAIFLLDEPDIIVRKIKKAATDSMGVIAFDEKREGVFNLLNIYMLLSNESPENIEERFKNKGYGDFKKELAEVVIQALKPIQERYKEISDDEVKAVLNCGAEKARPLAQATYQKAKELMGLV, from the coding sequence ATGCACAAAAAACGAGTCTTTTCAGGCATCCAACCGACCGGGCAAATCCATTTGGGCAACTATTTAGGAGCGATCAAGCATTGGGTAGAGGCGCAAGATGAATATGAAAACCTTTTTTGCGTCGTCAATTCGCATGCGATCACTCTACCCATAGATCCTGCATTTTTAAAATCCCAAAGCTATGAATTAGTCAAATTGCTTTTGGCTTGCGGGATTGATCCTAAACAATCGGGGTTATTCATTCAAAGTGAAGTGGATGAGCACCCGGCTTTAGCATGGCTATTAAATTGCCAGGTGTCTATGGGGGAAATGCAAAGAATGACGCAATTCAAAGACAAGTCTTTAAAAAACCCTAAAAGCGTGAATGTGGGGCTTTTCAATTACCCTATTTTGATGGCGTCAGATATTTTATTATACCAAAGCGATTTAGTGCCAGTGGGCGAAGATCAAAAACAGCATTTAGAGCTCACACGAAACATTGCAGAAAAATTTAACAGGGATTTTGGGAGTTGCTTTAAAGTGCCAGAGCCTTTGATCGCTAAAGTGGGGGCAAGGGTTATGGGGCTAGATGATCCAAAAGTGAAGATGAGTAAATCGCATCAAGGGGCTAACCATGCGATTTTTCTTTTAGATGAGCCAGACATTATTGTAAGAAAAATCAAAAAAGCGGCCACTGATTCTATGGGCGTTATTGCCTTTGATGAAAAAAGAGAGGGCGTTTTTAACCTTTTAAATATCTACATGCTTTTAAGCAATGAAAGCCCAGAAAACATAGAAGAACGCTTCAAAAATAAGGGCTATGGGGATTTTAAAAAGGAATTGGCTGAAGTGGTGATCCAGGCTTTAAAACCCATCCAAGAAAGATACAAAGAAATCAGCGATGATGAGGTGAAAGCCGTTTTAAATTGCGGTGCTGAAAAAGCCAGGCCTTTAGCGCAAGCGACTTACCAAAAGGCTAAAGAATTGATGGGGTTGGTTTAG
- the secG gene encoding preprotein translocase subunit SecG, producing the protein MTSALLGLQIVLAVLIVVVVLLQKSSSIGLGAYSGSNESLFGAKGPASFMAKLTMFLGLLFVANTIALGYFYNKEYGKSILDETKTNKELSPLVPATGTLNPTLNPTLNPTLNPLEQVPTNPLMPKQTPNELPKEPAKAPFIESPKQNEKNGAKKENKENNNIKGVEKTKEDTKTPPTAHQKPKTHTQTNAHTNQKKDEK; encoded by the coding sequence ATGACGAGTGCTCTGTTAGGCTTACAAATTGTTTTAGCGGTATTGATTGTGGTAGTGGTTTTGTTGCAAAAAAGTTCTAGCATCGGCTTAGGGGCTTATAGTGGGAGTAATGAGTCTTTATTTGGCGCTAAAGGGCCCGCAAGCTTTATGGCGAAATTGACCATGTTTTTAGGGCTGTTATTTGTTGCCAACACCATCGCTTTGGGCTATTTTTACAATAAAGAATACGGCAAAAGCATTTTAGATGAAACTAAAACCAACAAAGAGCTTTCGCCCTTAGTCCCTGCCACCGGCACGCTTAACCCTACGCTCAATCCCACACTAAACCCAACGCTCAACCCTTTAGAGCAAGTCCCCACTAATCCTTTAATGCCAAAACAAACGCCTAACGAACTCCCTAAAGAACCAGCCAAAGCGCCTTTTATTGAAAGCCCCAAACAGAATGAAAAAAATGGTGCCAAAAAAGAGAATAAAGAGAATAATAATATAAAGGGCGTTGAAAAAACCAAAGAGGATACAAAAACGCCCCCAACCGCCCACCAAAAGCCTAAAACGCACACGCAAACCAACGCCCATACAAACCAAAAAAAGGATGAAAAATAA
- the pyrE gene encoding orotate phosphoribosyltransferase yields the protein MDIKACYQNAKALLEGHFLLSSGFHSNYYLQSAKVLEDPKLAEQLAKELAKQIQEAHLNIECVCSPAIGGILAGYELARALGVRFIFTERVDNIMALRRGFEVKKNERILVCEDIITTGKSAMECAKVLEEKGAQIVAFGALANRGICKRTHSHLKAQDDACLPSHLPLFALEDFVFDMHKPSSCPLCATSTAIKPGSRGN from the coding sequence ATGGATATTAAGGCATGTTATCAAAACGCTAAAGCGCTGTTAGAGGGGCATTTCTTGCTCAGTAGCGGGTTTCATTCTAATTATTATTTGCAATCCGCTAAAGTTTTAGAAGATCCCAAACTGGCCGAACAATTAGCCAAAGAATTAGCCAAACAGATCCAAGAAGCCCATTTGAATATTGAATGCGTGTGCTCACCTGCTATTGGGGGGATCTTGGCTGGGTATGAGCTTGCAAGGGCTTTGGGCGTGCGTTTTATTTTCACTGAAAGGGTGGATAATATCATGGCTTTAAGGCGTGGTTTTGAAGTCAAAAAAAACGAAAGAATTTTAGTGTGTGAGGATATTATCACTACGGGAAAATCCGCTATGGAATGCGCTAAAGTTTTAGAAGAAAAGGGCGCTCAAATCGTGGCTTTTGGCGCTTTAGCTAATCGGGGCATTTGCAAGCGCACTCATTCTCATTTAAAAGCCCAAGATGATGCCTGTTTGCCTAGCCATTTGCCCCTTTTTGCTTTAGAAGATTTTGTTTTTGACATGCACAAGCCTAGCTCTTGCCCTTTATGCGCTACTAGCACTGCTATAAAGCCAGGAAGTCGTGGCAACTAA
- the frr gene encoding ribosome recycling factor, producing the protein MLQAIYNETKDLMQKSIQALNRDFSTLRSAKVSVNILDHIKVDYYGTPTALNQVGSVMSLDATTLQISPWEKNLLKEIERSIQEANIGVNPNNDGETIKLFFPPMTTDQRKLIAKDAKAMGEKAKVAVRNIRQDANNKIKKLEKDKEISEDESKKAQEQIQKTTDEAIKTIDESVKNKEDAILKV; encoded by the coding sequence ATGTTACAAGCCATTTACAACGAAACCAAAGATCTAATGCAAAAAAGCATTCAAGCTTTAAATAGAGATTTTTCCACTCTAAGGAGCGCGAAAGTTTCAGTCAATATTTTAGATCACATCAAAGTGGATTATTACGGCACGCCCACGGCATTAAATCAAGTCGGCTCCGTGATGAGCTTGGATGCGACCACTCTTCAAATCAGCCCGTGGGAAAAAAACCTGCTCAAAGAAATTGAAAGATCCATTCAAGAAGCCAATATCGGCGTGAATCCTAATAACGACGGCGAAACGATCAAGCTTTTTTTCCCGCCCATGACAACCGATCAAAGAAAACTCATCGCAAAAGACGCCAAAGCGATGGGTGAAAAGGCTAAAGTGGCTGTAAGGAATATCCGCCAAGACGCTAACAACAAGATAAAAAAATTAGAAAAAGACAAAGAAATCAGCGAAGATGAAAGCAAAAAAGCCCAAGAGCAGATCCAAAAAACCACCGATGAAGCCATTAAAACAATTGATGAAAGCGTGAAAAACAAAGAAGACGCGATTTTAAAGGTCTAA
- a CDS encoding RDD family protein yields MATKKTKKNKTPKKKQALESPLKGLYLSLRLKAFITDIFMIYTPMLYIMTYAILGSAKDFRENQSAIFLCLLFYALTHSFFIAFKSQSPGMRYAQFKLVKNNRKEVGFFLALWRFVLWVLSMGLLIGFVTPFIFKFFLHDKLSGTHIEIIKEET; encoded by the coding sequence GTGGCAACTAAAAAAACCAAAAAAAATAAAACCCCCAAAAAAAAGCAAGCGTTAGAAAGCCCTTTAAAAGGGCTGTATCTCTCTTTGCGCTTAAAGGCCTTTATCACCGATATTTTTATGATTTATACCCCCATGCTTTACATAATGACCTATGCGATTTTAGGGAGTGCGAAGGATTTTAGGGAAAACCAGAGCGCGATTTTTTTATGCTTGCTTTTTTACGCCCTAACGCACAGCTTTTTTATCGCTTTTAAATCCCAAAGCCCTGGCATGCGTTACGCTCAGTTTAAATTAGTCAAAAACAATCGCAAAGAAGTGGGCTTTTTTTTAGCTTTGTGGCGGTTTGTTTTGTGGGTGTTGAGCATGGGGTTACTCATAGGGTTTGTTACGCCTTTTATTTTTAAGTTTTTTTTGCATGACAAACTCAGCGGCACTCATATTGAAATCATCAAGGAGGAAACATGA